The Phaseolus vulgaris cultivar G19833 chromosome 5, P. vulgaris v2.0, whole genome shotgun sequence genomic interval TACTATTGGGTTTTTTGGATGCAAAGAGGGTTCACATGGGAGTCCAAGGACCTCATTGGAGGTTCAACCCATTCATTGGTGAAAGACTATATAACTTTTGGGTTTTTTGGATGCAAACAGGGTTGACAATATAATTGCCACCATTCAGTACAAagttcaataataaaaacaatactacataattaatcaataacaatattatttatgaataacaaaattaatccaCTTACAGATTCAGAGTTTCCACAATAATTACTCCTGAACAAAATTATTGGTGCAATACTACAAATTAAAATGGTTTCAACAATGTTAATAAAGCATAAATCCACtaacttaaaaacagaaagcACCTAAAAACATATCCATTAATGAAGCATcaatttttgggttttttttGGTTTCGTCGTTGAATATGTGGTTCAAGGTGTTTTCAAAACAGCACTCTTGAAACGTTTCCTCGGTTCACCGTTTATTTTAGGAAACATTGTCACTTCTTCATTTGGTTGGACTTCATCTACatgtaattgtttattttcatCTACATCTTCATGATTGTTGACTTCTTCATTTGATTGGACTTCATCTACATGAAATTGTTTATCTTCATCTACATCTTCACGACTACTTTCTGCCTTTTTTAAGTATGTGCAATCCATTGCAAGAGGTTCAACTTCAACTACTTCTGACGGAGTATCACGACAAAGACAATTTCTCCTTGCAATTAACTCAACTATGTCATTCACCTCTTTCTCCATACTTGTGATTAATACTTCCTGCTCCTCAGATTTCCGCATCAGTTCAAGAACTTTCACCCTCATTGCACGGACTTCATCCTTTGTTGGTTTCTTCTTCGTAATTCGACACCCAATTTGTtcaaaagcttcttcaacaaatTTACTGCAAAGTTCTTCATTGGAAGCACATAACTCAAGAAGAACCTATTTGTTGACATATATAATTCCAAAATTAATTATCTacattcaaaacaaaattaatgtaatacaaagtaaaaaaaaaaacataccttATTCTTACGCAAACCACGTCCAAGTTCATGGTCACCAACTGTAACATCCATCCAATGCATGATACGGGGATATTTATTCCCACTCGTAGGTACTTGACGCTTATAAGAGAACAAATGTTCCATCGCCCATATCTGAACAATGAATACAAAAAAACCATTTATTAAAACGTCAACACAGATGCACAATTATTACAAACATTTACCAATAACAAAAATGTTTCATATTACCTGCAAGAGGTAAACGCAACCATCCACATGGATATACGACATATTTCCCCACATAATCCATTTTGAAGCTGAACACAAACTATCAACCAAAATCTCATACACTAAACCCCCCAATTGTACATATCAAGTTTGTCTAAATCATCAACAAGGTTAAACAATCCATCATGAACTAAACCCAATCTAGTAGGGAGAATAAACTCCGATAAACCTAACAAGATATACAACTTACAAAAGTCCTATGAGAAAATATCATTCccaagtttcaaaataacaaaatatatcatTTCCACAGTTACATGACCTTCTTCAAAAAAACTCCTTATGTGAGATATAATACTACTTTTCCTTAAATCAAATTTTCTACCACCTACTCTAGGACCTACACCTAAACACACATCTACCAAACTAAACGATACAAATTGATACTGAATTGAAAAACTTTGTTTCCTCTCCACCCAACAACTACATAACTTACTTAAAAGTCCACGACTCAATTTGATGTCCTCACGAACAAACAAAAGCCATCCAAATGAGGTGGACTCTATAATACTCTTTTGTTGCAAACTTATAACCATGTTGACAATAGCCAAACGCTTTGACCTGCAATTATGCCTAAACACCTGTAtatcaaaatcaaatacaaatatactataataattaaaagtaaagataaataaatgtaaatatcATGTCtactttaaaacaaaaaacatcaTTTCAAAGAAACCTTAGCTTCACCCTCAGGATGACGATCAATCGTAA includes:
- the LOC137834486 gene encoding uncharacterized protein; translation: MEHLFSYKRQVPTSGNKYPRIMHWMDVTVGDHELGRGLRKNKVLLELCASNEELCSKFVEEAFEQIGCRITKKKPTKDEVRAMRVKVLELMRKSEEQEVLITSMEKEVNDIVELIARRNCLCRDTPSEVVEVEPLAMDCTYLKKAESSREDVDEDKQFHVDEVQSNEEVNNHEDVDENKQLHVDEVQPNEEVTMFPKINGEPRKRFKSAVLKTP